Proteins encoded together in one Ptiloglossa arizonensis isolate GNS036 chromosome 9, iyPtiAriz1_principal, whole genome shotgun sequence window:
- the LOC143150891 gene encoding uncharacterized protein LOC143150891 isoform X2, whose translation MDRKTYTKSTHWVLQPWSLFFLILVQFLVQFLTSFYLYMYVAHVETDVHIMQNHNVLHTEKLIRTKRNSALPVTEDNKVLDTSRIWEEKDMIKESKKVTLPPVAMSGLSSSPITPTEHDWVDAVENFCRSSMKYCPPGLPGAPGSLGAPGEPGLPGLRGMTGPKGLPGVTGPPGPPGPKGDLGPPGIDGRDGVPGEPGLDGISGRSGSDGLPGIDGKPGLNGSPGRPGRNGTDGRPGHIGPQGPPGPPGEMGPPGRSGLPGQDGRPGITAWKVNMNDYNVNDLLIPPSILDDRLLPATLNSTGLISVNEGGNIRLRCAASGKPQPIVQWFRTDGTIIPVGPWHVTSIIGYTFNITAVNREHMGEYTCIADNGVPPQASKRFKLQVKFPPFIRIRNQMILVRSQNTATLECEVEAFPEPILYWERGDGRRLKASDKYRLEVYDRRDMYKLKMRLKITRITLVDHGTYHCVVKNDIDTTKGSFIVNDDVNSMERLMIGKQQHVTYGEPAPQHIDLEELCAPHETCTACPVLRCTFTDIAEYLNVQSFKNVNFTGLPSRLAGGVIEALGKPVLKGTMDDHYGSWMHDASSRSDGFSDKLWVTRKNDTSFIFEYKSKDHFKNASSYSIALPYPFQGNGHVVYNRSFFYNPINRSSIFRFNLHSTSDHVCDKEFSRCELHLPELLVNTTNYLYTPNHNFNYVDFNVDENGLWIIYGLPSNNTVVVKIDATNMNIQYAWNISIDNHKFGEMFIAGGVLYAVHSVTEETMKIRLAFDLYKNVTIPVHLSFTNPYHKTTAVSYNHKTKELYTWNKGNQLAYPIKYQGFANVTAKEELRDIDTGI comes from the exons ATGGACAGGAAAACTTATACAAAATCAACACACTGGGTGTTGCAACCATGGAGCCTCTTTTTTCTTATACTGGTTCAATTTTTGGTACAATTTTTAACATCTTTCTATCTTTATATGTATGTGGCTCATGTGGAGACAGATGTTCATATTATGCAAAACCACAATGTTTTACACACTGAAAAATTGATACGGACAAAACGAAATAGTGCATTGCCTGTGACAGAAGATAATAAAGTATTAGATACTTCTAGA attTGGGAGGAAAAGGATATGATAAAAGAATCTAAAAAGGTGACTTTGCCTCCTGTAGCTATGTCAGGATTGTCATCTTCTCCAATTACTCCTACGGAACATGATTGG GTTGATGCAGTTGAAAATTTTTGTCGATCTTCAATGAAATATTGTCCACCAGGACTACCAGGAGCACCTGGAAGCTTAGGAGCTCCTGGAGAACCAGGTCTTCCAGGATTGCGAGGAATGACTGGTCCAAAAGGACTACCTGGTGTAACTGGTCCTCCTGGACCTCCTGGACCAAAAGGTGATTTAGGACCTCCTGGCATTGATGGAAGAGATGGAGTACCAGGTGAACCTGGTCTTGATGGAATTTCTGGACGTAGTGGCTCAGATGGACTTCCAGGAATAGATGGTAAACCAGGCTTGAATGGATCTCCTGGTCGGCCTGGACGAAATGGTACAGATG GAAGGCCAGGTCACATAGGACCACAAGGACCACCCGGACCGCCTG GAGAAATGGGTCCTCCTGGTAGATCAGGCTTACCAGGGCAAGATGGCAGGCCAGGGATAACAGCCTGGAAGGTGAACATGAATGACTATAATGTAAATGATTTATTAATTCCTCCTTCCATCTTGG ATGATAGATTGTTACCAGCAACATTAAATTCTACAGGATTAATTTCTGTTAATGAGGGAGGCAATATACGATTGAGATGCGCAGCAAGTGGAAAACCACAGCCTATCGTTCAATGGTTTAGAACTGATGGTACCATCATTCCTGTAGGACCTTGGCATG TAACTTCTATCATTGGATATACGTTTAATATCACTGCAGTGAATAGAGAACACATGGGAGAATATACTTGCATCGCTGATAATGGAGTTCCACCACAGGCATCTAAAAGATTTAAACTTCAagttaaat TTCCACCTTTCATTCGAATACGCAATCAAATGATTCTTGTGCGTAGTCAAAATACTGCAACTCTAGAATGTGAGGTGGAGGCATTTCCAGAACCGATTCTTTATTGGGAACGTGGAGATGGCCGTCGCCTCAAAGCGTCTGACAAATACAGACTAGAAGTTTATGATAGAAGGGATATGTATAAG CTTAAAATGCGTTTAAAGATTACAAGAATAACGTTGGTGGATCATGGTACCTACCACTGTGTTGTCAAAAACGATATTGATACCACTAAGGGCTCGTTCATAGTTAATG ATGATGTGAATAGTATGGAAAGATTAATGATTGGAAAACAACAACATGTTACATATGGAGAGCCTGCACCACAACATATTGATTTAGAGGAACTTTGTGCACCACATGAAACTTGTACAGCGTGTCCTGTTTTAAGATGTACTTTTACAGATATTGCTGAATATCTAAACGTTCAGTCATTTAAAAATGTCAACTTCACTGGACTTCCCTCGCGATTAGCAG GTGGTGTAATAGAAGCGTTGGGAAAGCCTGTTTTGAAGGGTACGATGGACGATCATTATGGAAGTTGGATGCACGATGCATCTTCGAGGTCGGATGGTTTTTCAGATAAACTTTGGGTCACTCGAAAAAATGATACATCGTTCATTTTTGAGTACAAATCAAAAGATCATTTTAAAAATGCTAGTTCATATTCCATTGCATTACCTTATCCATTTCAG gGGAATGGACATGTAGTATACAATAGATCTTTCTTTTATAATCCTATAAATCGATCTTCCATTTTTCGCTTCAATCTGCATTCCACCTCTGACCATGTATGTGATAAGGAGTTTTCGCGATGCGAATTGCATCTTCCAGAGTTACTAGTAAATACAACAAATTATCTCTATACACCAAATCATAATTTTAATTACGTTGATTTTAATGTCGATGAAAATG GCTTATGGATAATATATGGATTACCATCAAATAATACAGTAGTTGTAAAAATAGATGCAACCAATATGAATATTCAATATGCATGGAATATTAGTATTGATAATCATAAATTTGGAGAAATGTTTATTGCTGGAGGAGTACTTTATGCTGTTCATAGTGTCactgaagaaacaatgaaaataag GTTGGCTTTTGatctttataaaaatgttacaatacCTGTTCACTTATCGTTTACAAATCCTTACCACAAAACTACAGCAGTCAGCTATAACCATAAGACAAAA gAACTTTACACCTGGAATAAAGGAAATCAATTGGCTTATCCTATTAAGTATCAAGGCTTTGCAAATGTTACAGCAAAAGAAGAGCTCAGGGACATAGACACTGGAATTTAA
- the LOC143150891 gene encoding uncharacterized protein LOC143150891 isoform X3, protein MDRKTYTKSTHWVLQPWSLFFLILVQFLVQFLTSFYLYMYVAHVETDVHIMQNHNVLHTEKLIRTKRNSALPVTEDNKVLDTSRIWEEKDMIKESKKVTLPPVAMSGLSSSPITPTEHDWVDAVENFCRSSMKYCPPGLPGAPGSLGAPGEPGLPGLRGMTGPKGLPGVTGPPGPPGPKGDLGPPGIDGRDGVPGEPGLDGISGRSGSDGLPGIDGKPGLNGSPGRPGRNGTDGRPGHIGPQGPPGPPGEMGPPGRSGLPGQDGRPGITAWKVNMNDYNVNDLLIPPSILDDRLLPATLNSTGLISVNEGGNIRLRCAASGKPQPIVQWFRTDGTIIPVGPWHVTSIIGYTFNITAVNREHMGEYTCIADNGVPPQASKRFKLQVKFPPFIRIRNQMILVRSQNTATLECEVEAFPEPILYWERGDGRRLKASDKYRLEVYDRRDMYKLKMRLKITRITLVDHGTYHCVVKNDIDTTKGSFIVNDDVNSMERLMIGKQQHVTYGEPAPQHIDLEELCAPHETCTACPVLRCTFTDIAEYLNVQSFKNVNFTGLPSRLAGILGGVIEALGKPVLKGTMDDHYGSWMHDASSRSDGFSDKLWVTRKNDTSFIFEYKSKDHFKNASSYSIALPYPFQGNGHVVYNRSFFYNPINRSSIFRFNLHSTSDHVCDKEFSRCELHLPELLAYG, encoded by the exons ATGGACAGGAAAACTTATACAAAATCAACACACTGGGTGTTGCAACCATGGAGCCTCTTTTTTCTTATACTGGTTCAATTTTTGGTACAATTTTTAACATCTTTCTATCTTTATATGTATGTGGCTCATGTGGAGACAGATGTTCATATTATGCAAAACCACAATGTTTTACACACTGAAAAATTGATACGGACAAAACGAAATAGTGCATTGCCTGTGACAGAAGATAATAAAGTATTAGATACTTCTAGA attTGGGAGGAAAAGGATATGATAAAAGAATCTAAAAAGGTGACTTTGCCTCCTGTAGCTATGTCAGGATTGTCATCTTCTCCAATTACTCCTACGGAACATGATTGG GTTGATGCAGTTGAAAATTTTTGTCGATCTTCAATGAAATATTGTCCACCAGGACTACCAGGAGCACCTGGAAGCTTAGGAGCTCCTGGAGAACCAGGTCTTCCAGGATTGCGAGGAATGACTGGTCCAAAAGGACTACCTGGTGTAACTGGTCCTCCTGGACCTCCTGGACCAAAAGGTGATTTAGGACCTCCTGGCATTGATGGAAGAGATGGAGTACCAGGTGAACCTGGTCTTGATGGAATTTCTGGACGTAGTGGCTCAGATGGACTTCCAGGAATAGATGGTAAACCAGGCTTGAATGGATCTCCTGGTCGGCCTGGACGAAATGGTACAGATG GAAGGCCAGGTCACATAGGACCACAAGGACCACCCGGACCGCCTG GAGAAATGGGTCCTCCTGGTAGATCAGGCTTACCAGGGCAAGATGGCAGGCCAGGGATAACAGCCTGGAAGGTGAACATGAATGACTATAATGTAAATGATTTATTAATTCCTCCTTCCATCTTGG ATGATAGATTGTTACCAGCAACATTAAATTCTACAGGATTAATTTCTGTTAATGAGGGAGGCAATATACGATTGAGATGCGCAGCAAGTGGAAAACCACAGCCTATCGTTCAATGGTTTAGAACTGATGGTACCATCATTCCTGTAGGACCTTGGCATG TAACTTCTATCATTGGATATACGTTTAATATCACTGCAGTGAATAGAGAACACATGGGAGAATATACTTGCATCGCTGATAATGGAGTTCCACCACAGGCATCTAAAAGATTTAAACTTCAagttaaat TTCCACCTTTCATTCGAATACGCAATCAAATGATTCTTGTGCGTAGTCAAAATACTGCAACTCTAGAATGTGAGGTGGAGGCATTTCCAGAACCGATTCTTTATTGGGAACGTGGAGATGGCCGTCGCCTCAAAGCGTCTGACAAATACAGACTAGAAGTTTATGATAGAAGGGATATGTATAAG CTTAAAATGCGTTTAAAGATTACAAGAATAACGTTGGTGGATCATGGTACCTACCACTGTGTTGTCAAAAACGATATTGATACCACTAAGGGCTCGTTCATAGTTAATG ATGATGTGAATAGTATGGAAAGATTAATGATTGGAAAACAACAACATGTTACATATGGAGAGCCTGCACCACAACATATTGATTTAGAGGAACTTTGTGCACCACATGAAACTTGTACAGCGTGTCCTGTTTTAAGATGTACTTTTACAGATATTGCTGAATATCTAAACGTTCAGTCATTTAAAAATGTCAACTTCACTGGACTTCCCTCGCGATTAGCAGGTATACtag GTGGTGTAATAGAAGCGTTGGGAAAGCCTGTTTTGAAGGGTACGATGGACGATCATTATGGAAGTTGGATGCACGATGCATCTTCGAGGTCGGATGGTTTTTCAGATAAACTTTGGGTCACTCGAAAAAATGATACATCGTTCATTTTTGAGTACAAATCAAAAGATCATTTTAAAAATGCTAGTTCATATTCCATTGCATTACCTTATCCATTTCAG gGGAATGGACATGTAGTATACAATAGATCTTTCTTTTATAATCCTATAAATCGATCTTCCATTTTTCGCTTCAATCTGCATTCCACCTCTGACCATGTATGTGATAAGGAGTTTTCGCGATGCGAATTGCATCTTCCAGAGTTACTA GCTTATGGATAA
- the LOC143150891 gene encoding uncharacterized protein LOC143150891 isoform X1, which yields MDRKTYTKSTHWVLQPWSLFFLILVQFLVQFLTSFYLYMYVAHVETDVHIMQNHNVLHTEKLIRTKRNSALPVTEDNKVLDTSRIWEEKDMIKESKKVTLPPVAMSGLSSSPITPTEHDWVDAVENFCRSSMKYCPPGLPGAPGSLGAPGEPGLPGLRGMTGPKGLPGVTGPPGPPGPKGDLGPPGIDGRDGVPGEPGLDGISGRSGSDGLPGIDGKPGLNGSPGRPGRNGTDGRPGHIGPQGPPGPPGEMGPPGRSGLPGQDGRPGITAWKVNMNDYNVNDLLIPPSILDDRLLPATLNSTGLISVNEGGNIRLRCAASGKPQPIVQWFRTDGTIIPVGPWHVTSIIGYTFNITAVNREHMGEYTCIADNGVPPQASKRFKLQVKFPPFIRIRNQMILVRSQNTATLECEVEAFPEPILYWERGDGRRLKASDKYRLEVYDRRDMYKLKMRLKITRITLVDHGTYHCVVKNDIDTTKGSFIVNDDVNSMERLMIGKQQHVTYGEPAPQHIDLEELCAPHETCTACPVLRCTFTDIAEYLNVQSFKNVNFTGLPSRLAGILGGVIEALGKPVLKGTMDDHYGSWMHDASSRSDGFSDKLWVTRKNDTSFIFEYKSKDHFKNASSYSIALPYPFQGNGHVVYNRSFFYNPINRSSIFRFNLHSTSDHVCDKEFSRCELHLPELLVNTTNYLYTPNHNFNYVDFNVDENGLWIIYGLPSNNTVVVKIDATNMNIQYAWNISIDNHKFGEMFIAGGVLYAVHSVTEETMKIRLAFDLYKNVTIPVHLSFTNPYHKTTAVSYNHKTKELYTWNKGNQLAYPIKYQGFANVTAKEELRDIDTGI from the exons ATGGACAGGAAAACTTATACAAAATCAACACACTGGGTGTTGCAACCATGGAGCCTCTTTTTTCTTATACTGGTTCAATTTTTGGTACAATTTTTAACATCTTTCTATCTTTATATGTATGTGGCTCATGTGGAGACAGATGTTCATATTATGCAAAACCACAATGTTTTACACACTGAAAAATTGATACGGACAAAACGAAATAGTGCATTGCCTGTGACAGAAGATAATAAAGTATTAGATACTTCTAGA attTGGGAGGAAAAGGATATGATAAAAGAATCTAAAAAGGTGACTTTGCCTCCTGTAGCTATGTCAGGATTGTCATCTTCTCCAATTACTCCTACGGAACATGATTGG GTTGATGCAGTTGAAAATTTTTGTCGATCTTCAATGAAATATTGTCCACCAGGACTACCAGGAGCACCTGGAAGCTTAGGAGCTCCTGGAGAACCAGGTCTTCCAGGATTGCGAGGAATGACTGGTCCAAAAGGACTACCTGGTGTAACTGGTCCTCCTGGACCTCCTGGACCAAAAGGTGATTTAGGACCTCCTGGCATTGATGGAAGAGATGGAGTACCAGGTGAACCTGGTCTTGATGGAATTTCTGGACGTAGTGGCTCAGATGGACTTCCAGGAATAGATGGTAAACCAGGCTTGAATGGATCTCCTGGTCGGCCTGGACGAAATGGTACAGATG GAAGGCCAGGTCACATAGGACCACAAGGACCACCCGGACCGCCTG GAGAAATGGGTCCTCCTGGTAGATCAGGCTTACCAGGGCAAGATGGCAGGCCAGGGATAACAGCCTGGAAGGTGAACATGAATGACTATAATGTAAATGATTTATTAATTCCTCCTTCCATCTTGG ATGATAGATTGTTACCAGCAACATTAAATTCTACAGGATTAATTTCTGTTAATGAGGGAGGCAATATACGATTGAGATGCGCAGCAAGTGGAAAACCACAGCCTATCGTTCAATGGTTTAGAACTGATGGTACCATCATTCCTGTAGGACCTTGGCATG TAACTTCTATCATTGGATATACGTTTAATATCACTGCAGTGAATAGAGAACACATGGGAGAATATACTTGCATCGCTGATAATGGAGTTCCACCACAGGCATCTAAAAGATTTAAACTTCAagttaaat TTCCACCTTTCATTCGAATACGCAATCAAATGATTCTTGTGCGTAGTCAAAATACTGCAACTCTAGAATGTGAGGTGGAGGCATTTCCAGAACCGATTCTTTATTGGGAACGTGGAGATGGCCGTCGCCTCAAAGCGTCTGACAAATACAGACTAGAAGTTTATGATAGAAGGGATATGTATAAG CTTAAAATGCGTTTAAAGATTACAAGAATAACGTTGGTGGATCATGGTACCTACCACTGTGTTGTCAAAAACGATATTGATACCACTAAGGGCTCGTTCATAGTTAATG ATGATGTGAATAGTATGGAAAGATTAATGATTGGAAAACAACAACATGTTACATATGGAGAGCCTGCACCACAACATATTGATTTAGAGGAACTTTGTGCACCACATGAAACTTGTACAGCGTGTCCTGTTTTAAGATGTACTTTTACAGATATTGCTGAATATCTAAACGTTCAGTCATTTAAAAATGTCAACTTCACTGGACTTCCCTCGCGATTAGCAGGTATACtag GTGGTGTAATAGAAGCGTTGGGAAAGCCTGTTTTGAAGGGTACGATGGACGATCATTATGGAAGTTGGATGCACGATGCATCTTCGAGGTCGGATGGTTTTTCAGATAAACTTTGGGTCACTCGAAAAAATGATACATCGTTCATTTTTGAGTACAAATCAAAAGATCATTTTAAAAATGCTAGTTCATATTCCATTGCATTACCTTATCCATTTCAG gGGAATGGACATGTAGTATACAATAGATCTTTCTTTTATAATCCTATAAATCGATCTTCCATTTTTCGCTTCAATCTGCATTCCACCTCTGACCATGTATGTGATAAGGAGTTTTCGCGATGCGAATTGCATCTTCCAGAGTTACTAGTAAATACAACAAATTATCTCTATACACCAAATCATAATTTTAATTACGTTGATTTTAATGTCGATGAAAATG GCTTATGGATAATATATGGATTACCATCAAATAATACAGTAGTTGTAAAAATAGATGCAACCAATATGAATATTCAATATGCATGGAATATTAGTATTGATAATCATAAATTTGGAGAAATGTTTATTGCTGGAGGAGTACTTTATGCTGTTCATAGTGTCactgaagaaacaatgaaaataag GTTGGCTTTTGatctttataaaaatgttacaatacCTGTTCACTTATCGTTTACAAATCCTTACCACAAAACTACAGCAGTCAGCTATAACCATAAGACAAAA gAACTTTACACCTGGAATAAAGGAAATCAATTGGCTTATCCTATTAAGTATCAAGGCTTTGCAAATGTTACAGCAAAAGAAGAGCTCAGGGACATAGACACTGGAATTTAA